CGTTCCGCGCCGCGTCGTCGAAGCCAAGAGCGCCGTGCGCCGTAAGCGGCGTTCGCTCGAGGATGCCGAACGCGACGAGAGCCGCCTGCGCGAAGCCATCCAAGCGGCCTACGAGCGCGGTAAAGTGATCGAAGACATGCGCGACATCGCGGTGCGGCGTGAGGTCGACGCGCACAACATTCTGCTCGATGCCTATTGGCGCGGGCTACAGCGAGCGTGGGGCGGCGCATCGTATCCGGACGAAGCCGGCTTCAAGATTGAAGATGTCTATCAGCCCTCGCTTTGGCCGCCGGCGCAACTGGAAGAGCCCCGCATACAGTACGCTCCGCTGCCGAGCACCGTTGCCGTCGCTTAAACTCGGCTTGCTCGCCGTCGCGTGCGCGACGCTGCTTGTCGGCTGTGGGCCGCGCACGCGCTTCATTCAAGTCCTGGCAAACGTACGCGATGCAGCACCCGGTGCCGCGTGGCCGCGTGAGATGCGCATTCTCAAGACAGCGGTTCTGCCTTACGTCGGCGCCGGTGACACGCTCGTCGTCGCGCCGATCGGCGATCATGCGTACACCGATGCACCTGTCGCCGACGTTACGCTCGAACGCTCCTCCGCCTTCGGCGCCAACCCGCTGCAGTCGACGCTGCGGAATCAGGCGTTGCTGCGTGGCCTTTTCGCAACGGTCGAACGCCGCCTCGAAGCCGACCGCTCGAGCGGACATACCGAGATCATCGCCGCAACGATGGCCGCAATGGATCGATTCAACGGCGAGCCGAATGCGAGCAAGATCCTCATCCTCGATTCTACCGGCTACGAACAATCGAGCCTCGTCAACATGGCGGACGTGCACCAACAACTCGATCCGCGCTCGATCGCGCTCTTGATCGCGAGCATCCGCCGCGCAAACGAACTGCCGAGCCTTTCCGGCGTACGCGTTTGCGTCGCGGGGATCAGCTCGGGTGAAGGCGGCTGGGCCGTCGAGCGGCGCGTCCTCGCGATCCGCGCGTTCTGGAGAGCGTTCTTCCGCGCTGCGGGAGCGCGGCTCGTCTCCTACGGAACCACTCCTACCGGCTGCCTGTCCTAGCGCTGAGGGCCTTTGACGCGTGCGGCGAGGTCGCGTGCGTTGCGCTCGCGCCCGGCCGCGCCGCGAATCTCTCGCACGAGTCCCAGTATCGCGGCGACCGTCGCACCGATGCCGACGAGCGTTTCATCGGGAATCGCCGCGAGCGGGAATACGAGAAAGACGGCCCCCCCGATGAGCCCGACGACACAAAGAAACGTGACAGCCTTGCGCACCGGCGGGCGAGGCTACTTCGCCGCGTACGCGACGCACCAGCCGTTGGGGCTGATCGCGCCCTCGACGATGCTGCACGTCCCGTTCGCACTCGCCGTCTTCCCCGGATGGAAGAACCGGCATCCCGAGCACTTCTGCGTGCCGTTGGGACGCGATTGATACTTGACCTGTGATTTGGAGCTCTTCGCTTGCGCGATCGACGTGGTCGAGGCGAGGAGTCCGGCGAGCGCCGGTAAGACGACGAGCCCGCGCAGGGCTTCCCCGCGCGTCAGCTTGTCAGTAGATTTGCTCATGAAGACGACCTCCGTTGCCCGCAACACTACTCCGATGACTCGGCAAAGTCATGCGTTTGGCACGGGGAATCGGCCGCGAACCTCGAAGCAAGCAACCCCAAGATGGCTCTTGTGGCACTCCGGGCTTTCCTGTATGCGACGCTGCTTCTCGCCGCGTCCGTTTCACTCTGCCGCGCCGGCGCACGGCCGGCGGTCTCGTTCGCTACCGCAACGATCTCGGGCAGGCACGTCACCTACCTCGTCGTGCGGCTCGACCGAGTACGCGTCGAGACGGCACTCGGGCACGACCGCGTCGCGCGTATGGAATCGCTCGCGCAGATGGCGCTCCGTCACCACGCCCTCGCGGCGATCGACGGAGGGTTCTTCGAATCCTCATTTCGCGGCCCGATAAAGGACCTGATCGACACCACCGTCGTCAACGGCCGTCTCGTCTTCAAAGGCGACTCGGGCAGCACGCTTTTCTTCGACGCGAAGAACCGCGCGAGCATCGCACAGATTCCGCTGCGCATCGAAGGCGCGCTCGACGGCAGCTACGCCTATCCAAACAACTGGTTCGCGTACTGGATCAATCGCTATCCCGAGAACGCGAGCCGCTCGACCGTCACGATCTTCACGCCGGCATGGGGAAGTGCGACTGGGTTGCGGGGCTTTCAGGTCTTGGTCGAAGACGGCGTCATCGTGCAGATCGCACACCGGTCGCTCCCGATCCCGCTCGACGGCTACGTAATCTACGTCCGCGGCGAGCCCGAGATGGCGTCGCACTTCCGCGTCGGACGCCGCATCGCGTACCGCCTCGTGCGGCGCGACGGTGAGGGCCTCGGCAGCTTTGGCGACGCGTGGCAGGCGATCGGTGGCGGACCCCGTCTGCTTCTCGACGGGCGCGTCGCGCTGGATCCGCACGCCGAGGGATTTCACGATCCCGCACTCTTTCGTATTGCCGAGCGGAGCATCGTCGGCGTCACGCGCGACGGCCGTCGTCTCATCCTCGCCACCGCAACGGGAACGCTCCATCAGATGGCCCGCATCATGCGCCGCCTCGGGGCATACGACGCGATGAATCTCGACGGCGGAGCCTCGAGCGGCCTGTGGGCCTGGGGACATTACCTCACGCGCCCGCACCGCATGCTCAACAATGCGCTGCTGATTTTGCCGCGCAAGCCATATGTCGGGAACGTCGCTTCGCGCCACATTCCGTAGCGCTCCGGCCGCATTACGCCGGGCAAAACGCGCGGTCCCTCCTAGCCGAGAAGCCCTACGTCCTTCCCCACGGTCGCGAACGCGGCAAGCGCGCGGTCCATCTCCTCGCGTGTTAGCTTCGCGCTCATCTGCACGCGGATACGCGCGGTTCCCTCGGGGACGACCGGATAGCCGAAACCCGTCACGAAGACGCCGCGTTTGAGGAGCGCGTCACTCATCGCAATAGCAAACGCCGTTTCGCCGACGATGATCGGGACGATCGCGCTCTCGCCGTCCAGAGGGCGGTACCCGATGCGCCTGAGCCCCGCACGAAAGTATGCGACGTTATCGCGCAGACGCGTAACGAGCTCGGGATGTGCGTCGAGGTAGTCGATCGCTTCGAGCGCGCTGCATGCAACCGTTGCCGGGAGCGCGTTCGAGAACAACTGCGGGCGCGAGCGCTGGATCATCGTATCGACGAGCGCGCGGCTGGCAGCGATGAAGCCGCCGGCAGCGCCGCCGAGCGCCTTGCCGAGCGTACCGGTGATGACCGCGACCCGACCGGTAAGACCGAAGTGCTCGATCGTGCCGCGACCGGTCTCGCCCATCACGCCCGTTCCGTGGGAATCGTCGACGACGACGATCGCGCCGTAGCGCTCGGCAAGCGCGACGATCTCGGGCAGCTTTGCGAGGTCGCCCTCCATCGAAAAGACGCCGTCCGTTGCGACGACGATGGGGAACGCATCGCCTACCGTCCGTAGTTTGCCTTCGAGATCCTGCATGTCGCTATGCCGGAAGCGCTCGCGACGTGCCTTCGATGCCAAACGGACGCCGTCAATGATCGAGGCGTGATTGAGCTCGTCGGAGACGATTGCGGCACCTTCGTCGCAGATCGTCGGGAAGAGTCCGGTGTTCGCGTTCCAGCAGGAGACATACGTCAGCGCGGATTCGGTGTCGAGGAAGGAGGCGATGCGTCGCTCCAGCGTGCGGTGCACGTCGAACGTTCCGCAGATGAAGCGCACCGAGGCCGTTCCGGCGCCGTATCGATCGAGCCCGCGCTTCCCTGCGTCGACGACTTCGGGCTGATCGGCGAGCCCGAGGTAGTTGTTCGATGATAGCACGATGACGTCGCCCGCTTCCTCCATGTGCACTTCGGGCGCCATCGGCGTCGTGATGTGGCGTAGATGCTTGTAGGTGCCTGCCGCCTTGAGCGCCTCCAGGTCGGCAGCGAGCTTTGCTTCGAACCGCGCGTTAATGGCCG
This portion of the Candidatus Dormiibacterota bacterium genome encodes:
- a CDS encoding high-potential iron-sulfur protein; translation: MSKSTDKLTRGEALRGLVVLPALAGLLASTTSIAQAKSSKSQVKYQSRPNGTQKCSGCRFFHPGKTASANGTCSIVEGAISPNGWCVAYAAK
- a CDS encoding glycine C-acetyltransferase; the protein is MNARFEAKLAADLEALKAAGTYKHLRHITTPMAPEVHMEEAGDVIVLSSNNYLGLADQPEVVDAGKRGLDRYGAGTASVRFICGTFDVHRTLERRIASFLDTESALTYVSCWNANTGLFPTICDEGAAIVSDELNHASIIDGVRLASKARRERFRHSDMQDLEGKLRTVGDAFPIVVATDGVFSMEGDLAKLPEIVALAERYGAIVVVDDSHGTGVMGETGRGTIEHFGLTGRVAVITGTLGKALGGAAGGFIAASRALVDTMIQRSRPQLFSNALPATVACSALEAIDYLDAHPELVTRLRDNVAYFRAGLRRIGYRPLDGESAIVPIIVGETAFAIAMSDALLKRGVFVTGFGYPVVPEGTARIRVQMSAKLTREEMDRALAAFATVGKDVGLLG
- a CDS encoding phosphodiester glycosidase family protein gives rise to the protein MALVALRAFLYATLLLAASVSLCRAGARPAVSFATATISGRHVTYLVVRLDRVRVETALGHDRVARMESLAQMALRHHALAAIDGGFFESSFRGPIKDLIDTTVVNGRLVFKGDSGSTLFFDAKNRASIAQIPLRIEGALDGSYAYPNNWFAYWINRYPENASRSTVTIFTPAWGSATGLRGFQVLVEDGVIVQIAHRSLPIPLDGYVIYVRGEPEMASHFRVGRRIAYRLVRRDGEGLGSFGDAWQAIGGGPRLLLDGRVALDPHAEGFHDPALFRIAERSIVGVTRDGRRLILATATGTLHQMARIMRRLGAYDAMNLDGGASSGLWAWGHYLTRPHRMLNNALLILPRKPYVGNVASRHIP